A window of Rhododendron vialii isolate Sample 1 chromosome 13a, ASM3025357v1 contains these coding sequences:
- the LOC131313458 gene encoding thioredoxin O1, mitochondrial-like isoform X2, producing MRRNAILLRNLNRKKRLISPSINGPLINSSSNTTTAAVSNSNSMGSLKTFFSFTATFTASTTAEFELSPHFSLRRSLCSSSSSSSNIVGIDSEEKFRSSLRKVQDETLPAVFYFTAVWCGPCRLLSPVIGQLSEKYPNVTTYKIDIDQFNVFAGGAWKRLK from the exons ATGAGGAGAAACGCAATTCTACTACGAAATCTAAATCGTAAGAAGAGGCTTATTTCGCCTTCTATCAACGGTCCTCTAATCAATTCGTCTTCGAatacaacaacagcagcagttTCAAACTCCAATTCTATGGGTTCTCTTAAAACCTTTTTCAGTTTCACCGCAACCTTCACCGCTTCTACCACCGCCGAATTTGAGTTGTCTCCGCATTTCAGCCTCCGCAGAAGCCTGTGCTCATCGTCCTcaa GTTCATCAAATATTGTGGGGATTGATTCTGAAGAAAAGTTCAGAAGCTCTCTTCGTAAGGTTCAAG ATGAAACTTTGCCAGCAGTATTCTACTTCACTGCAGTATGGTGCGGTCCAT GTAGGTTATTATCTCCCGTCATTGGACAGTTGAGCGAAAAGTACCCTAATGTCACCACATATAAGATCGATATTGATCAG TTCAATGTATTTGCAGGAGGGGCTTGGAAGCGCCTTAAGTGA
- the LOC131313458 gene encoding thioredoxin O2, mitochondrial-like isoform X1, producing MRRNAILLRNLNRKKRLISPSINGPLINSSSNTTTAAVSNSNSMGSLKTFFSFTATFTASTTAEFELSPHFSLRRSLCSSSSSSSNIVGIDSEEKFRSSLRKVQDETLPAVFYFTAVWCGPCRLLSPVIGQLSEKYPNVTTYKIDIDQEGLGSALSELDIHSVPTLHFYKDGKKVSEVIGADLQRLKDTMEDLYK from the exons ATGAGGAGAAACGCAATTCTACTACGAAATCTAAATCGTAAGAAGAGGCTTATTTCGCCTTCTATCAACGGTCCTCTAATCAATTCGTCTTCGAatacaacaacagcagcagttTCAAACTCCAATTCTATGGGTTCTCTTAAAACCTTTTTCAGTTTCACCGCAACCTTCACCGCTTCTACCACCGCCGAATTTGAGTTGTCTCCGCATTTCAGCCTCCGCAGAAGCCTGTGCTCATCGTCCTcaa GTTCATCAAATATTGTGGGGATTGATTCTGAAGAAAAGTTCAGAAGCTCTCTTCGTAAGGTTCAAG ATGAAACTTTGCCAGCAGTATTCTACTTCACTGCAGTATGGTGCGGTCCAT GTAGGTTATTATCTCCCGTCATTGGACAGTTGAGCGAAAAGTACCCTAATGTCACCACATATAAGATCGATATTGATCAG GAGGGGCTTGGAAGCGCCTTAAGTGAATTGGATATTCACTCAGTG CCAACTCTCCATTTCTACAAAGATGGGAAAAAAGTGTCTGAAGTTATTGGTGCTGATCTTCAACGCTTGAAAGATACCATGGAAGACCTTTACAAATAA
- the LOC131313505 gene encoding protein RGF1 INDUCIBLE TRANSCRIPTION FACTOR 1 isoform X1, translated as MKPAWLEGLMGETFFAGCGAHENRRKNEKNIFCLDCCQSFCPHCLPSHRSHPLLQVRRYVYHDVVRLDDLEKLIDCSYIQPYTINSAKVIFLNQRAQSRSCKGSSNFCFNCDRILQDPFHFCSLSCKVDHMVYQGEDLSSILYRFDESDFALSQFEGLQMDSSDLLDDDGGQITPNSILVDPLQLKGSSYSNITMGSSGILHDTDRRMKKKGSTGFLPGIVLSLTSRRKGAPHRSPLS; from the exons ATGAAGCCTGCATGGCTAGAAGGGCTAATGGGTGAGACATTCTTTGCTGGGTGTGGGGCCCACGAGAACCGAAGGAAGAACGAGAAGAACATCTTCTGCCTTGATTGCTGTCAATCCTTTTGCCCCCACTGCCTTCCCTCTCATCGCTCTCACCCCCTACTTCAG GTGAGACGATATGTCTACCATGATGTTGTTAGATTGGACGACCTCGAGAAGCTCATTGACTGTTCCTATATTCAG CCCTATACTATAAACAGTGCGAAGGTAATATTCTTGAATCAGAGGGCACAGTCTAGGTCTTGCAAGGGCTCTAGCAACTTTTGCTTCAATTGTGACAGAATCCTTCAGGACCCCTTCCACTTCTGCTCTCTCTCATGCAAG GTTGATCATATGGTGTATCAAGGAGAAGATTTATCAAGCATCCTATACCGGTTCGACGAATCAGATTTCGCTCTCTCTCAATTCGAGGGACTTCAGATGGACAGCTCCGATCTGCTCGACGATGATGGCGGCCAAATTACCCCGAACTCCATCCTAGTGGACCCACTACAGCTCAAAGGCTCATCATACTCAAACATCACCATGGGCAGTTCTGGAATTTTACATGATACCGATAGAAGAATGAAGAAGAAAGGAAGTACTGGATTCCTCCCTGGGATTGTACTATCCCTCACTAGCAGGAGAAAGGGTGCTCCACATAGGTCCCCTCTTTCTTGA
- the LOC131313505 gene encoding protein RGF1 INDUCIBLE TRANSCRIPTION FACTOR 1 isoform X2: protein MKPAWLEGLMGETFFAGCGAHENRRKNEKNIFCLDCCQSFCPHCLPSHRSHPLLQVRRYVYHDVVRLDDLEKLIDCSYIQVDHMVYQGEDLSSILYRFDESDFALSQFEGLQMDSSDLLDDDGGQITPNSILVDPLQLKGSSYSNITMGSSGILHDTDRRMKKKGSTGFLPGIVLSLTSRRKGAPHRSPLS from the exons ATGAAGCCTGCATGGCTAGAAGGGCTAATGGGTGAGACATTCTTTGCTGGGTGTGGGGCCCACGAGAACCGAAGGAAGAACGAGAAGAACATCTTCTGCCTTGATTGCTGTCAATCCTTTTGCCCCCACTGCCTTCCCTCTCATCGCTCTCACCCCCTACTTCAG GTGAGACGATATGTCTACCATGATGTTGTTAGATTGGACGACCTCGAGAAGCTCATTGACTGTTCCTATATTCAG GTTGATCATATGGTGTATCAAGGAGAAGATTTATCAAGCATCCTATACCGGTTCGACGAATCAGATTTCGCTCTCTCTCAATTCGAGGGACTTCAGATGGACAGCTCCGATCTGCTCGACGATGATGGCGGCCAAATTACCCCGAACTCCATCCTAGTGGACCCACTACAGCTCAAAGGCTCATCATACTCAAACATCACCATGGGCAGTTCTGGAATTTTACATGATACCGATAGAAGAATGAAGAAGAAAGGAAGTACTGGATTCCTCCCTGGGATTGTACTATCCCTCACTAGCAGGAGAAAGGGTGCTCCACATAGGTCCCCTCTTTCTTGA